In Zobellia roscoffensis, the following are encoded in one genomic region:
- a CDS encoding inorganic diphosphatase, with protein sequence MGKKADITFDVLIEIPKGSRNKYEYDFTLHKIRFDRMLFSSMMYPGDYGFIPETLALDKDPLDVLVMGAEPTYPMVVMEVRPIGVFHMTDEKGPDEKIICVPVSDPIWSNNHDISDLNPHRLKEIEHFFKVYKDLEKKKVDTGGWGDAEEAVKIYHECVQRYDESDFKKKRTFTI encoded by the coding sequence ATGGGAAAAAAAGCTGACATAACTTTTGATGTTTTAATAGAGATTCCAAAAGGAAGTAGAAATAAATACGAATACGACTTTACATTACATAAAATACGTTTTGACCGTATGCTTTTTTCATCTATGATGTATCCTGGGGATTACGGTTTCATTCCTGAAACATTAGCATTGGATAAAGATCCATTAGATGTTTTGGTAATGGGTGCGGAACCTACTTATCCTATGGTGGTTATGGAAGTAAGACCAATTGGTGTTTTTCATATGACCGATGAAAAAGGGCCGGATGAAAAAATTATCTGTGTGCCTGTTTCTGATCCTATATGGAGCAACAACCATGATATTAGTGATTTGAATCCACACCGTTTAAAAGAGATTGAACATTTCTTTAAGGTATACAAGGATTTGGAAAAGAAAAAAGTTGATACTGGTGGATGGGGTGATGCCGAAGAAGCGGTTAAAATCTATCACGAATGTGTTCAACGATACGATGAAAGTGATTTTAAAAAGAAACGCACTTTTACGATATAA
- a CDS encoding DUF5686 family protein, whose amino-acid sequence MKNLLLFMLLLFSFVAGAQTKVGGIVVDEDNQPVAFANIIFKGSYEGTITDDNGNFYMESDENYDTLVISFIGYENVEFSLTSKVTYKMNVVMKESSQQLDEVVLVGGKQPKKNNPAIDILRKIWAKKRENGLRKFNQYAFEKYEKVEFDLNTIDSALMKKKIFKGLEFVFKDLDTSRITGKTYLPIFLNETFSKVYGDNRLDEEKEDILGNKNSGFDNNQSIIAFIADLYQEYDIYDNYLKFFDKSFTSPLSRTGVDVYNYALRDSAFIEDKWCYNIVYYPRRKNELTFKGDFWVNDTTYAVKNINLEVTKSANINWVKEIYIEQDFEVVNDSVFLLKRDYMMSDFSFQKKEESRGMYGKRTTVFDNYEFDKKKPKEFYKVESNPYDPIIQNRDSSFWESNRLESLNKDEKGIYQLLDTLKTVPKFKSYYNLVSILGSGYVEIDKWNMDIGSVYDVFGYNQAEGPRVRLGARSYFGENDLWRVEGYAAYGFEDHKLKHGVSGKLLLDRKNRLIVSGGNRRDIEQLGVSLTATNDVLGRSIASSSLVTVGANNRLTNINLSTFNIEIEPVTNLRFGVGGAFRTLSSALPDDFSLDYIDPESPTGVSSEIRQFDFNALLIYTPGKRTIGYGVERKGMNDDYSTLLLSYTKGVDMVFDSDFSYSKLQFSYSQPWQIGGFGRLFSTLEMGKTFNDVPLGLLNVVPGNQTFFSNYGTFPNLDFYEFVTDTYVALHLQHNFNGRLFSRVPLLRKLNLREIIGLRGVWGDLSDENIALSAPATINTPLQAPSDKIYYEYSFGIGNIFKILRIDFNFRGNYLDAPDARPFSITGTFGFDF is encoded by the coding sequence ATGAAAAACCTTCTATTATTTATGTTGCTGCTTTTTTCTTTTGTTGCCGGTGCGCAAACAAAAGTTGGAGGTATAGTTGTAGACGAAGATAACCAGCCGGTAGCTTTCGCCAATATTATATTCAAAGGTTCGTATGAGGGTACGATTACAGATGACAACGGTAATTTTTATATGGAATCTGATGAAAATTATGATACTCTTGTAATATCCTTTATTGGTTATGAGAATGTAGAGTTTTCGCTGACCTCTAAAGTGACCTATAAGATGAATGTGGTCATGAAAGAGTCTTCTCAGCAGTTAGATGAAGTTGTACTTGTTGGAGGGAAACAACCTAAAAAGAATAACCCCGCCATAGATATATTGAGAAAAATATGGGCGAAGAAGCGAGAGAACGGTCTGCGAAAGTTTAATCAATATGCCTTTGAGAAGTATGAAAAGGTAGAATTTGACTTGAATACTATTGATAGTGCCTTAATGAAAAAGAAAATCTTTAAAGGCCTGGAATTTGTCTTTAAAGATTTAGATACTTCCCGTATTACGGGTAAAACTTATCTACCTATATTTTTGAACGAAACCTTTTCTAAAGTCTATGGAGATAATCGTCTTGATGAAGAAAAAGAAGATATTTTAGGAAATAAAAACTCGGGTTTTGATAACAATCAGTCTATCATAGCTTTCATTGCAGATCTTTATCAAGAATATGATATATATGATAATTACTTAAAATTTTTCGATAAAAGTTTTACAAGTCCGTTATCACGAACTGGTGTGGATGTCTATAATTATGCGTTGCGAGACAGTGCATTCATAGAAGATAAGTGGTGTTACAATATTGTTTATTATCCTAGGCGAAAGAACGAACTTACGTTTAAAGGAGATTTCTGGGTGAACGATACTACGTATGCGGTTAAGAACATTAATCTTGAGGTTACCAAAAGTGCCAACATCAACTGGGTAAAGGAAATTTATATTGAACAGGATTTTGAAGTTGTTAATGACTCGGTATTTCTTCTAAAGAGGGATTACATGATGAGCGATTTCAGCTTTCAGAAAAAAGAAGAATCTAGAGGTATGTACGGTAAGCGTACTACTGTTTTTGATAACTACGAGTTTGATAAAAAGAAACCTAAAGAATTTTATAAAGTTGAGAGCAATCCATATGACCCTATAATACAGAACAGGGATAGTTCTTTTTGGGAAAGCAACAGGCTTGAATCCTTGAATAAAGATGAAAAAGGAATCTATCAGTTGTTGGATACTTTAAAGACGGTTCCTAAATTTAAGTCGTACTACAATTTAGTCAGTATCTTGGGAAGTGGTTATGTGGAAATCGATAAGTGGAATATGGATATCGGTTCTGTATATGATGTTTTTGGTTACAATCAAGCGGAAGGACCACGTGTACGTTTAGGTGCGCGTTCTTATTTTGGAGAGAATGATTTATGGCGAGTAGAAGGGTATGCCGCTTATGGTTTTGAAGATCATAAACTAAAACATGGTGTGTCTGGTAAATTATTGTTAGATAGAAAAAACCGACTGATAGTTTCTGGAGGTAATCGGCGAGATATAGAACAGCTAGGGGTAAGCCTTACGGCTACAAATGATGTGCTGGGTAGAAGTATTGCTTCATCGTCATTGGTAACGGTAGGAGCTAACAACAGGCTTACTAATATAAACCTAAGTACGTTTAATATAGAAATAGAACCGGTAACTAATCTAAGATTTGGTGTGGGTGGAGCCTTTAGGACTTTGAGTTCTGCGTTGCCAGATGATTTTAGTCTAGATTATATTGATCCGGAATCGCCTACTGGTGTTTCTTCAGAAATTCGTCAGTTTGATTTTAATGCCTTATTGATTTATACACCTGGAAAAAGAACCATTGGTTACGGGGTAGAGCGCAAAGGCATGAATGATGACTATAGTACATTGTTGTTAAGTTATACCAAAGGTGTAGATATGGTTTTTGACAGTGATTTTAGCTACAGCAAATTACAGTTTTCATATAGCCAGCCATGGCAAATTGGGGGCTTTGGTAGGTTGTTCTCTACTTTGGAAATGGGAAAAACTTTTAATGACGTACCCCTAGGTTTGTTAAATGTTGTGCCAGGTAACCAGACCTTCTTTTCTAATTACGGTACTTTTCCTAACCTTGATTTTTATGAGTTTGTTACTGATACTTATGTGGCGTTGCACCTTCAGCATAATTTCAATGGTCGCCTTTTTTCTAGGGTGCCATTATTGCGAAAGCTAAATTTGCGTGAAATTATTGGATTAAGAGGGGTTTGGGGAGATTTGTCAGATGAGAATATTGCATTAAGTGCGCCGGCAACCATAAATACACCGTTGCAAGCACCCTCGGATAAAATTTACTACGAATATTCATTTGGTATAGGTAATATCTTTAAGATTCTTAGAATAGATTTTAATTTTAGAGGTAATTATTTAGATGCTCCTGATGCACGTCCTTTTAGCATTACCGGAACATTTGGTTTTGACTTCTAG
- a CDS encoding pyruvate dehydrogenase complex E1 component subunit beta produces MKTLQFREAIVEAMSEEMRKDESIYLMGEEVAEYNGAYKASKGMLDEFGAKRVIDTPIAELGFAGIGVGSTMTGCRPIIEFMTFNFALVGIDQIINNAAKIRQMSGGQFPCPIVFRGPTGSAGQLGATHSQAFESWYANCPGLKVVIPSNPADAKGLLKAAIRDNDPVIFMESEQMYGDKGEVPEGDYTIPLGVADIRREGSDVTIVSFGKIIKEADKAADELQKEGISCEIIDLRTVKPLDYEAVLKSVKKTNRLVILEEAWPFGNVATELTFHIQSHAFDYLDAPIEKINTADTPAPYSPVLLAEWLPNHTDVVNAVKKVLYK; encoded by the coding sequence ATGAAGACATTACAATTTAGGGAAGCCATTGTCGAGGCGATGTCGGAAGAAATGAGAAAAGACGAGTCAATTTACCTGATGGGTGAAGAAGTGGCCGAGTACAACGGTGCTTACAAAGCCTCTAAAGGAATGTTGGACGAGTTTGGTGCCAAACGTGTTATTGACACCCCTATTGCCGAATTGGGTTTTGCAGGTATAGGCGTGGGTTCTACCATGACCGGTTGCCGTCCTATAATAGAGTTCATGACTTTCAACTTTGCTTTGGTGGGTATCGACCAGATCATCAATAATGCAGCTAAGATCCGTCAAATGTCCGGCGGACAATTTCCTTGCCCCATAGTTTTTAGAGGGCCTACTGGTTCTGCGGGTCAATTGGGTGCTACGCATTCACAAGCTTTTGAAAGTTGGTACGCCAACTGTCCGGGGCTAAAAGTAGTTATCCCTTCTAATCCTGCAGATGCAAAAGGATTGTTGAAAGCAGCTATTCGTGATAATGACCCGGTTATTTTTATGGAGTCTGAGCAGATGTATGGTGATAAAGGTGAGGTTCCTGAAGGAGACTATACAATTCCATTGGGCGTTGCCGATATCAGAAGAGAAGGTAGTGATGTAACTATCGTGTCTTTTGGAAAAATAATAAAAGAGGCCGATAAAGCGGCAGATGAACTTCAAAAAGAAGGAATAAGCTGTGAAATCATTGACTTGCGTACCGTTAAGCCATTGGATTACGAAGCTGTTTTAAAGTCGGTTAAGAAAACAAATCGTTTGGTTATTTTAGAAGAGGCTTGGCCTTTTGGTAATGTAGCCACTGAATTAACTTTTCATATACAGTCTCACGCATTTGATTATTTAGATGCACCCATAGAGAAGATAAATACTGCAGATACACCTGCGCCATATTCTCCTGTATTGCTAGCAGAATGGTTGCCAAATCATACAGATGTGGTTAACGCTGTTAAGAAAGTGTTATACAAATAG